One Streptomyces sp. V4I8 genomic window carries:
- a CDS encoding MFS transporter produces the protein MPQPPSRKALNPLNAPHTHNTHKSSNTPDAPLLTVTADTLVAVDFGARTRSRPPGPYRRLFARPGTRAFTLANLIARLPMGMFSVSAVVMIAGSRGSYALAGAVTATGLAATALVAPWTARLVDRYGQARVAVPATLFAALGSLALLLCVRHDAPAWTLFAAYAATATTPNTGGMSRARWAHLLKGDPGSLHTANSFEQAADELCFMLGPVLAAFLCGTFFPEAGTLAGVVLLVTGVLAFAAQRSTEPPTPPRDRTGEGARTAVRSPFRAPGMPPLLVVCLAMGAVFGSTEVVTLAFADAQGHRTAAGAVLALQAAGSCAAGLLYGRLRLSGPAEYRYPWCIAAMTALLTLPLLAASLTGSLPLLAVALLVAGMATAPTMITNMALVQQRTPDGRLNEGMTLAVTALLGGIACGSAVGGWVVERLSPTAGYGVPVTAAAVALLIALAATTASRAAGHDV, from the coding sequence ATGCCGCAACCGCCCTCCAGAAAAGCCCTGAACCCCCTGAACGCCCCTCACACTCATAACACCCATAAAAGCTCCAACACCCCTGACGCCCCTTTGCTCACCGTCACCGCCGACACCCTCGTCGCCGTCGACTTCGGCGCCCGCACGCGGAGCCGACCGCCCGGCCCGTACCGCCGGCTCTTCGCCCGGCCGGGCACGCGCGCCTTCACCCTCGCGAACCTGATCGCCCGCCTCCCCATGGGCATGTTCAGCGTGAGCGCGGTCGTGATGATCGCCGGCAGCCGGGGCTCGTACGCCCTCGCCGGCGCGGTCACCGCGACCGGCCTCGCGGCGACCGCGCTGGTCGCCCCCTGGACCGCGCGGCTCGTCGACCGGTACGGACAGGCCCGGGTCGCCGTGCCCGCCACGCTCTTCGCCGCGCTGGGCAGCCTCGCGCTGCTGCTGTGCGTGCGCCACGACGCCCCGGCCTGGACCCTGTTCGCCGCGTACGCCGCCACCGCGACCACCCCCAACACCGGCGGCATGTCCCGCGCCCGCTGGGCCCATCTGCTGAAGGGCGACCCCGGGTCCCTGCACACGGCGAACTCCTTCGAGCAGGCCGCCGACGAGCTGTGCTTCATGCTGGGGCCGGTGCTCGCGGCCTTCCTGTGCGGGACGTTCTTCCCGGAGGCCGGGACGCTGGCCGGGGTGGTGCTCCTGGTGACGGGCGTGCTGGCCTTCGCGGCGCAGCGGTCGACCGAACCGCCGACGCCACCCCGGGACCGTACGGGTGAGGGCGCCCGTACGGCCGTGCGGTCACCGTTCCGTGCCCCCGGAATGCCCCCGCTGCTGGTCGTCTGCCTCGCCATGGGCGCGGTGTTCGGGTCGACGGAGGTCGTGACGCTCGCGTTCGCGGACGCGCAGGGGCACCGTACGGCGGCGGGGGCGGTGCTCGCGCTCCAGGCGGCCGGGTCCTGTGCGGCGGGCCTGCTGTACGGCCGGCTCCGGCTCTCCGGTCCCGCCGAGTACCGCTATCCCTGGTGCATAGCGGCGATGACCGCGCTGTTGACGCTGCCCCTGCTCGCCGCGTCCCTGACCGGCTCGCTCCCGCTCCTGGCCGTCGCCCTGCTGGTCGCCGGCATGGCCACGGCCCCGACCATGATCACCAACATGGCACTGGTGCAGCAGCGCACCCCGGACGGCCGCCTCAACGAGGGTATGACCCTCGCGGTGACCGCCCTGCTCGGCGGGATCGCGTGCGGCAGCGCGGTCGGCGGGTGGGTGGTGGAACGCCTCTCGCCCACCGCCGGCTACGGGGTGCCGGTCACGGCGGCGGCCGTGGCCCTGCTCATCGCGCTCGCCGCCACGACGGCGAGCAGGGCCGCCGGGCACGACGTCTGA
- a CDS encoding glycosyltransferase: MASRTRRHGPPAKGAPGGSRRRRVPMRLLLPCLVLVALMAMLMLRGYVHSEILADHRVRPAAATDKVPEEILGGGPVIDTRSGRTESLNLQDHRLVLTFDDGPDPTWTPKVLDVLKKHDAHAVFFVTGTMTSRYPDLVRRMVEEGHEVGLHTFNHPDLSYQSQKRIDWELSQNQLAISGAAGIRTSLFRPPYSSFADAMDNQSWPVTEYIGKRGYITVVNNTDSEDWRKPGVDEIIRRATPKGGKGAIVLMHDSGGDRHQTVEALDRFLPDLQAKGYEFDNLTEALDAPSAHTQVTGLDQWKGKAWVFLVQASDNITGVLVVGLAVIGFLVISRFVLMLLLSGIHARRVRRRGFRWGPPVTEPVSVLVPAYNEAKCIENTVRSLMASEHPIEIIVVDDGSSDGTARIVEAMGLPNVRVVRQLNAGKPAALNRGLANARYDLIVMMDGDTVFEPATVRELVQPFGDPRVGAVAGNAKVGYRDSLIGAWQHIEYVMGFNLDRRMYDMLRCMPTIPGAVGAFRRSALERVGGMSDDTLAEDTDITMAMHRDGWRVVYAENARAWTEAPESVQQLWSQRYRWSYGTMQAIWKHRRALVERGPSGRFGRVGLPLVSLFMVLAPLLAPLIDVFLLYGLVFGPTQKTIGAWLGVLAIQVVCAAYAFRLDKERMTHLISLPLQQILYRQLMYVVLLQSWITALTGGRLRWQKLRRTGVVEAPGGPVPRQRAAGTRDGDRRPVG, encoded by the coding sequence ATGGCCTCCCGCACCCGCCGTCACGGGCCGCCCGCGAAGGGAGCCCCTGGCGGCTCCCGGCGCCGCCGCGTGCCCATGCGCCTGTTGTTGCCCTGTCTCGTGCTCGTCGCGTTGATGGCGATGTTGATGCTGCGGGGGTACGTCCACAGCGAGATCCTGGCCGATCACCGCGTCCGTCCCGCCGCCGCCACCGACAAGGTGCCGGAGGAGATCCTGGGCGGCGGCCCCGTCATCGACACCCGCAGCGGCCGCACCGAGAGCCTGAACCTCCAGGACCACCGGCTCGTCCTCACCTTCGACGACGGCCCGGACCCGACCTGGACCCCGAAGGTCCTGGACGTGCTCAAGAAGCACGACGCGCACGCGGTCTTCTTCGTCACCGGCACCATGACCTCGCGCTATCCGGACCTGGTCCGGCGCATGGTCGAGGAGGGCCACGAGGTCGGCCTGCACACCTTCAACCACCCCGACCTCTCCTACCAGTCGCAGAAGCGCATCGACTGGGAGCTGTCCCAGAACCAGCTGGCGATCAGCGGTGCGGCCGGCATCCGTACGTCCTTGTTCCGGCCGCCGTACTCCTCCTTCGCCGACGCCATGGACAACCAGTCCTGGCCGGTGACCGAGTACATCGGCAAGCGCGGCTACATCACCGTCGTCAACAACACCGACAGCGAGGACTGGCGCAAGCCCGGCGTCGACGAGATCATCCGCCGGGCCACCCCCAAGGGCGGCAAGGGCGCGATCGTCCTGATGCACGACTCCGGCGGCGACCGGCACCAGACCGTCGAGGCGCTGGACCGGTTCCTCCCGGACTTGCAGGCCAAGGGCTACGAGTTCGACAACCTCACCGAGGCGCTCGACGCGCCCAGCGCGCACACCCAGGTCACCGGCCTCGACCAGTGGAAGGGCAAGGCCTGGGTCTTCCTGGTCCAGGCGTCGGACAACATCACCGGCGTCCTGGTGGTGGGCCTCGCGGTGATCGGCTTCCTGGTCATCAGCCGCTTCGTGCTGATGCTGCTGCTGTCGGGCATCCACGCGCGCAGGGTGCGGCGCCGAGGCTTCCGCTGGGGCCCGCCGGTCACCGAACCGGTGTCGGTGCTGGTCCCGGCGTACAACGAGGCCAAGTGCATCGAGAACACCGTCCGTTCGCTGATGGCGAGCGAGCACCCGATCGAGATCATCGTCGTCGACGACGGGTCGAGCGACGGCACGGCACGGATCGTCGAGGCGATGGGCCTGCCGAACGTCCGCGTCGTCCGCCAGCTCAACGCGGGCAAGCCCGCGGCGCTCAACCGCGGCCTGGCGAACGCCCGTTACGACCTGATCGTGATGATGGACGGCGACACCGTCTTCGAGCCGGCCACGGTCCGTGAGCTGGTCCAGCCCTTCGGCGACCCGCGCGTGGGCGCGGTCGCGGGCAACGCGAAGGTCGGCTACCGGGACTCGCTGATCGGCGCCTGGCAGCACATCGAGTACGTGATGGGCTTCAACCTCGACCGCCGGATGTACGACATGCTGCGCTGCATGCCGACCATCCCGGGCGCGGTCGGAGCATTCCGCAGGTCCGCCCTGGAACGGGTCGGCGGCATGAGCGACGACACTCTCGCCGAGGACACCGACATCACCATGGCGATGCACCGGGACGGCTGGCGGGTCGTCTACGCCGAGAACGCCCGCGCGTGGACCGAGGCCCCGGAGTCGGTCCAGCAGCTGTGGTCCCAGCGCTACCGCTGGTCGTACGGCACGATGCAGGCCATCTGGAAGCACCGCAGGGCACTGGTGGAGCGGGGCCCGTCGGGCCGCTTCGGCCGGGTCGGCCTGCCGCTGGTGTCGCTGTTCATGGTCCTGGCGCCCCTGCTGGCCCCCCTGATCGACGTGTTCCTGCTGTACGGCCTGGTCTTCGGCCCGACGCAGAAGACGATCGGCGCCTGGCTGGGCGTCCTGGCCATCCAGGTGGTCTGCGCCGCCTACGCCTTCCGCCTGGACAAGGAACGCATGACCCATCTGATCTCGCTCCCGCTCCAGCAGATCCTCTACCGCCAGCTCATGTACGTCGTCCTGCTCCAGTCCTGGATCACGGCCCTCACCGGCGGCCGCCTGCGCTGGCAGAAGCTGCGCCGCACGGGTGTCGTCGAGGCGCCCGGCGGGCCCGTACCGCGCCAGCGGGCGGCGGGCACGCGCGACGGTGACCGGAGGCCGGTCGGATGA
- a CDS encoding LysR family transcriptional regulator — protein MPAPASVSASAPAHLDPRLLRAFLAVAEELHFTRAAVRLYVAQQALSRDIRRLERELGAELFVRTTRQVTLTADGERLVPYARRALQAQDDLLAAFGQARALLVDLNSPGLGTPRRVLHRARELAPEHELMARYESGLTGAAGEMAAGRLDASFGRFAGLDPALRAGLDHQPVRYEPMAILLPEDHPLAELDAVPLAALAGRTVYAGAGNPRTPEWTDLARRLFEGRGIELAAPAPLAVGDEEFQRIMAKTRTPILVVVDFPAMPSTVRRPLVDPVPLSPVSLVWRKGLVHPGFDALRRAAAELSAEEGWLHKPANGWIPAIDSATLGLHN, from the coding sequence ATGCCCGCTCCCGCGTCCGTGTCCGCCTCCGCTCCCGCTCACCTCGACCCCCGCCTCCTGCGCGCCTTCCTCGCCGTGGCGGAGGAGCTGCACTTCACGCGCGCCGCGGTGCGGCTGTATGTCGCCCAGCAGGCGCTCAGCCGGGACATACGGCGGCTGGAGCGGGAGTTGGGCGCCGAGCTGTTCGTACGGACGACCCGGCAGGTCACGCTGACGGCCGACGGCGAGCGGCTGGTGCCGTACGCGCGCCGGGCCCTGCAGGCCCAGGACGATCTGCTCGCCGCCTTCGGCCAGGCGCGCGCCCTGCTGGTGGACCTCAACTCCCCGGGCCTGGGCACCCCGCGCCGCGTCCTGCACCGGGCCCGCGAACTCGCCCCCGAGCACGAGCTGATGGCCCGCTACGAGAGCGGTCTGACGGGGGCGGCCGGCGAGATGGCCGCGGGGCGGCTGGACGCGTCCTTCGGCCGGTTCGCGGGGCTGGACCCGGCGCTGCGGGCGGGCCTCGACCATCAGCCGGTCCGCTACGAGCCCATGGCGATCCTGCTCCCCGAGGACCATCCGCTGGCCGAGCTGGACGCGGTGCCGCTCGCCGCGCTCGCGGGCCGGACGGTCTACGCCGGGGCGGGCAACCCCCGTACGCCGGAGTGGACCGATCTCGCGCGCCGGCTGTTCGAGGGGCGGGGCATCGAGCTCGCCGCGCCCGCGCCGCTCGCCGTCGGGGACGAGGAGTTCCAGCGGATCATGGCCAAGACGCGGACCCCGATTCTCGTCGTGGTGGACTTTCCGGCCATGCCGTCGACGGTGCGGCGTCCGCTCGTCGATCCCGTTCCGCTGTCACCCGTGTCACTGGTGTGGCGGAAGGGGCTGGTGCACCCTGGATTCGACGCTCTTCGACGGGCGGCGGCCGAACTTTCGGCCGAGGAGGGGTGGCTGCACAAGCCCGCAAATGGATGGATTCCGGCCATCGATTCGGCCACTTTGGGCCTGCACAATTGA